The following proteins are encoded in a genomic region of Gossypium hirsutum isolate 1008001.06 chromosome D05, Gossypium_hirsutum_v2.1, whole genome shotgun sequence:
- the LOC107914803 gene encoding protein LATERAL ORGAN BOUNDARIES, which yields MASSSSYNSPCAACKLLRRKCMPGCIFAPYFPPEEPQKFVNVHKIFGASNVTKLLNELLPHQREDAVNSLAYEAEARVRDPVYGCVGAITFLQRQVQRLQKELDAANADLIRYACNDIPTGLPQVTGASTVQPPLTPRNRLAEFNRRVGNEGGGFYQLPGALPYSFPWNDASSGDMNDGGGEGGM from the coding sequence ATGGCTTCCTCCAGCTCTTACAATTCACCCTGTGCTGCTTGCAAACTGTTGAGGAGGAAATGCATGCCAGGTTGCATCTTTGCACCTTACTTCCCACCGGAGGAACCCCAAAAATTTGTGAATGTTCACAAGATCTTTGGAGCAAGCAATGTGACTAAGCTCCTGAACGAGCTCCTTCCTCACCAAAGAGAGGATGCAGTGAATTCCCTTGCCTATGAAGCTGAGGCAAGAGTAAGAGATCCAGTCTATGGGTGCGTTGGTGCCATCACTTTCCTGCAGAGACAAGTTCAAAGGCTCCAGAAAGAACTGGATGCAGCTAATGCTGATTTGATCCGCTATGCCTGCAACGACATTCCCACAGGCTTGCCTCAAGTGACGGGGGCGAGTACGGTTCAACCTCCTCTAACTCCCCGTAACAGGCTAGCTGAGTTTAATAGAAGGGTTGGTAATGAAGGAGGAGGATTCTATCAACTCCCTGGTGCTCTTCCTTATTCTTTCCCTTGGAATGATGCCTCTTCAGGTGATATGAACGATGGAGGTGGAGAAGGCGGTATGTGA